One Epinephelus lanceolatus isolate andai-2023 chromosome 10, ASM4190304v1, whole genome shotgun sequence genomic region harbors:
- the lysmd1 gene encoding lysM and putative peptidoglycan-binding domain-containing protein 1 has protein sequence MSGEREPVQSGGNGLLRGSRTRSYGSLVRSPRSPVHQRRIEHKIQPGETLQGLALKYGVTMEQIKRANRLYTNDSIFLKKSLSIPVLSDPERCSNGVDLDEEDSEDDSDGFASAPNRRTGSSSDRKQNDDNDRMCDLTPGDFLKRLDGLISQSKQAAVRGCQEAEKRVAALEAACTSRTSDRRPLTRSQSAMLSSRAQQQQQASHVAVPLTITKLTKLRDREDEIFQL, from the exons ATGTCCGGGGAGCGAGAGCCGGTACAGTCCGGGGGGAACGGCCTCCTCCGCGGGAGCCGCACCAGGTCTTACGGCAGTTTGGTCCGGTCTCCCCGCTCTCCGGTTCACCAGAGGCGGATCGAACACAAGATTCAGCCCGGAGAGACGCTCCAAGGCCTGGCGCTCAAATACGGAGTGACG ATGGAGCAGATCAAACGAGCCAACAGGCTGTACACCAACGACTCCATCTTCCTCAAGAAGTCCTTGTCGATCCCCGTGCTGTCAGATCCGGAGCGCTGCAGTAACGGCGTGGATTTAGATGAAGAAGACAGTGAAGACGACAGTGACGGCTTTGCTTCGGCTCCAAACAGACGCACAGGGAGCTCCTCTGACAGGAAGCAGAATGACGACAATGACAGGATGTGTGACCTCACACCAGGGGACTTTCTGAAGAGGTTGGACGGGTTGATAAGTCAGTCCAAGCAGGCTGCTGTCAGAGGCTGTCAGGAGGCAGAGAAAAG GGTTGCCGCCCTCGAAGCAGCCTGCACCAGCAGGACATCAGACCGGCGGCCGCTCACAAGGTCACAGAGTGCCATGTTATCTTCCagagcgcagcagcagcagcaggcgtcACATGTGGCCGTACccctcaccatcaccaaacTCACCAAACTGAGAGACCGGGAAGATGAGATCTTCCAGCTGTGA